A window from Citrobacter amalonaticus encodes these proteins:
- a CDS encoding substrate-binding domain-containing protein, translating into MKKLLLPCLITAALSSTAAWAEQSTAPQKANKPFTMGVVVKVGGIPWFNVMEQGIKEEGKALGVNAWQVGPTTADPAEQVRAIEDLIAKKVDVIGVVPNDAKVLEPVLKRAQEAGIKVITHESPDQANADWDFELLNTQTMGANHMKDMAKCMGEEGKYAMFVGSLTVPLVNDWANAAIAYQKEHYPKMTLVEDRFGVAESVDDSMRTANDLMSKYKDLKGIMSFGSQGPIGAGRAIDKRKKNDAICVFGTFTPGQGIKLLEKGAIDGGYISNPMIAGKVFVQVATAMMNGEPIKDGVKIGDMGEIKVQNNTILSDNPEKLDVENTRRLVKLGL; encoded by the coding sequence ATGAAAAAATTACTCTTACCCTGCCTGATTACTGCTGCATTGTCATCAACCGCCGCGTGGGCTGAACAATCCACGGCGCCGCAAAAAGCCAACAAGCCTTTTACCATGGGCGTGGTTGTGAAAGTCGGCGGGATTCCCTGGTTCAACGTGATGGAACAAGGGATTAAAGAAGAGGGCAAGGCGCTCGGCGTTAATGCCTGGCAGGTTGGCCCAACGACGGCAGACCCGGCCGAGCAGGTGCGGGCCATTGAAGATTTAATCGCTAAGAAAGTCGATGTGATTGGCGTGGTGCCGAACGACGCGAAAGTGCTGGAGCCGGTACTTAAACGTGCCCAGGAAGCCGGTATCAAAGTGATTACCCATGAATCACCGGATCAGGCTAATGCTGACTGGGATTTTGAGCTGCTGAACACCCAAACCATGGGCGCCAATCATATGAAAGATATGGCGAAGTGCATGGGTGAAGAAGGCAAATACGCCATGTTTGTCGGCAGCCTGACGGTACCGCTGGTGAATGACTGGGCCAATGCCGCGATTGCTTATCAAAAAGAACACTACCCGAAAATGACCCTGGTGGAAGATCGCTTTGGCGTGGCGGAATCGGTGGACGATTCCATGCGCACTGCGAATGACCTGATGTCCAAATACAAAGATCTCAAAGGCATTATGTCGTTCGGTTCTCAGGGCCCGATTGGCGCAGGCCGCGCGATTGATAAGCGTAAGAAAAACGATGCGATTTGCGTGTTCGGCACCTTCACTCCGGGTCAGGGCATTAAATTGCTGGAGAAAGGCGCGATTGACGGCGGCTACATTTCTAACCCGATGATCGCCGGTAAAGTTTTCGTTCAGGTCGCCACGGCGATGATGAACGGCGAACCGATTAAAGACGGCGTCAAAATCGGCGATATGGGCGAAATCAAAGTCCAGAACAACACCATCCTGAGCGATAACCCCGA